From Heptranchias perlo isolate sHepPer1 chromosome 8, sHepPer1.hap1, whole genome shotgun sequence, a single genomic window includes:
- the LOC137324299 gene encoding 3-oxo-5-alpha-steroid 4-dehydrogenase 2-like has product MLLLLVIYFATSSQAFLVAEAGRFLLSAGIFIYATCNTGRPSPLKVVILACIFCTLNGYLQGYTMIYCTHYDDKWHTDFKFISGIMLFLLGITINIHSDNIILNLRKAVDVGYYIPQGGLFECVSGANYFGEIVAWFGYAVATSTLPAFAFAIFTASYSGTRAWHYHRYYLEKFDDYPKSRKAIIPLIF; this is encoded by the exons atgttgctcctgctggtcatctactttgccacctcgagccaggccttcttggtggcagaggcagggcgcttcctcctgtcggccgg GATATTTATCTATGCAACTTGCAACACTGGACGTCCTTCACCTCTCAAAGTGGTTATCCTCGCTTGTATATTCTGTACTCTTAATGGCTACCTTCAGGGATACACCATGATCTACTGCACTCATTATGATGACAAATGGCATACTGACTTCAAATTTATCTCAG GTATTATGCTATTTTTGTTGGGAATAACAATTAACATTCACAGTGACAACATAATACTGAACCTAAGGAAAGCTGTTGACGTGGGATATTATATTCCTCAAG GTGGGTTATTTGAATGTGTCTCGGGAGCCAATTACTTTGGTGAAATAGTGGCGTGGTTTGGTTATGCCGTTGCAACTTCTACTTTGCCAGCCTTTGCTTTTGCCATTTTCACTGCCTCTTATTCGGGAACTCGTGCTTGGCACTATCACA GATATTATCTGGAAAAGTTTGATGACTACCCAAAATCAAGGAAAGCTATCATTCCTCTTATATTTTGA